From Phaeocystidibacter marisrubri, the proteins below share one genomic window:
- the gap gene encoding type I glyceraldehyde-3-phosphate dehydrogenase → MIRVGINGFGRIGRMFLRISEASNAIRVVQINDLADGPTLAHLLKYDSVHGRFPGEVDFADSQIQVNGRPIRLSSSSTPAEIEWKDVDVVLESTGKFKTRPDLEHHLRGHVKKVVLSAPPADAEVPMVVLGINDELLTTHPSIVSNASCTTNCAAPMIKVIRENFGVEHAYITTVHSFTSDQRLHDAPHKDLRRARAATLSMVPTTTGAAKALSKVFPDLEGKMGGCGIRVPVPDGSLTDITFTVKSDTTVEEVNAAFKKASQNELKGFLGYTADPIVSADIVGLKESCLFDEQLTSVLGKQVKVVGWYDNEVGYSNRLHDLISRISN, encoded by the coding sequence ATGATTCGAGTTGGCATTAACGGCTTTGGACGTATTGGGAGAATGTTCCTCCGGATTTCAGAAGCATCAAACGCTATTCGCGTTGTTCAAATCAACGATCTAGCCGATGGCCCTACATTGGCTCATCTTCTAAAGTATGATAGCGTTCATGGAAGATTCCCTGGTGAAGTAGATTTTGCAGATTCGCAGATTCAAGTAAATGGAAGACCCATACGCTTGTCTTCTTCAAGTACACCTGCTGAAATTGAATGGAAGGATGTGGATGTGGTATTGGAATCTACCGGGAAGTTTAAGACCCGTCCAGATTTAGAACACCACTTGAGAGGTCATGTGAAGAAGGTGGTTCTCAGTGCGCCTCCTGCAGATGCAGAAGTTCCGATGGTAGTATTGGGAATCAATGATGAATTGCTCACCACACATCCATCCATCGTTTCTAATGCGTCGTGTACAACGAATTGTGCTGCGCCAATGATCAAGGTGATTCGCGAGAATTTTGGCGTTGAGCACGCTTATATCACTACTGTGCATAGTTTTACGAGTGATCAACGTCTCCATGATGCTCCACACAAGGATTTGAGAAGAGCTAGGGCTGCGACTCTTTCCATGGTGCCTACTACAACCGGAGCAGCAAAAGCACTTTCTAAGGTGTTTCCAGATTTAGAGGGAAAGATGGGAGGATGTGGAATCCGCGTTCCTGTTCCTGATGGTTCATTGACCGATATCACCTTTACCGTTAAATCAGATACGACCGTAGAAGAGGTGAATGCCGCATTTAAAAAAGCCTCTCAGAATGAACTGAAAGGCTTTTTAGGCTATACGGCAGATCCGATTGTGTCCGCCGATATTGTGGGTTTGAAAGAGAGTTGTCTCTTTGATGAACAACTAACTTCTGTACTCGGAAAACAAGTGAAAGTAGTGGGCTGGTACGACAATGAAGTAGGGTATAGCAACCGCCTTCATGATCTCATCAGCCGCATTTCCAATTAA
- the lipA gene encoding lipoyl synthase, translated as MSTSTEENKTKTGKPKWLRVKLPTGGNYKSVRKLVDNYDLHTICESGHCPNMGECWGAGTATFMIAGNTCTRSCGFCNVATGRPDAIDWDEPERVARSVRLMKVKHCVLTSVDRDDLADGGSILWAETVKAVRRMSPGTTMETLIPDFQGITRNIDRIVEANPEIVSHNMETVKRLSRKVRIQAKYERSLEVLRYLKESGIHRTKSGIMLGLGETEEEVIETLRDLRAANVDIITLGQYLQPTPKHLPVVNFVEPQQFDKYKEIGLEMGFRYVESGPLVRSSYHAEKHLV; from the coding sequence ATGAGCACTTCAACAGAAGAAAATAAGACAAAGACAGGCAAGCCAAAATGGTTGCGCGTCAAGCTTCCAACCGGAGGCAACTACAAAAGCGTTCGCAAACTGGTAGATAATTACGATCTACATACCATCTGTGAAAGCGGACATTGTCCCAATATGGGAGAATGTTGGGGTGCGGGTACTGCTACCTTCATGATTGCGGGTAACACGTGTACGCGATCGTGTGGTTTTTGCAACGTTGCTACAGGTCGCCCAGATGCCATTGATTGGGATGAACCTGAGCGCGTAGCTCGTTCTGTGCGTTTGATGAAAGTAAAGCACTGTGTCCTTACTTCAGTAGACCGCGACGATCTCGCCGATGGTGGTTCCATCCTATGGGCTGAAACCGTCAAAGCGGTGAGAAGAATGAGTCCAGGGACAACCATGGAAACCCTAATTCCAGATTTTCAAGGGATTACGCGCAACATTGATCGAATCGTAGAGGCCAATCCAGAGATTGTTTCTCATAATATGGAAACGGTAAAACGCCTTTCCAGAAAGGTTCGTATTCAGGCGAAGTATGAGAGAAGTCTTGAAGTTCTTCGCTATTTGAAAGAGAGTGGAATTCACAGAACGAAGTCGGGCATTATGCTCGGACTGGGAGAAACAGAGGAGGAAGTAATTGAAACATTGCGCGACTTGAGAGCGGCGAATGTGGATATTATTACACTTGGACAGTACTTACAACCAACCCCTAAGCACCTTCCTGTCGTTAACTTTGTTGAACCTCAACAATTTGATAAGTACAAAGAAATTGGTTTAGAAATGGGATTCAGATATGTGGAGAGCGGACCGCTTGTTCGGTCGAGTTATCACGCTGAAAAACATTTAGTGTGA
- a CDS encoding TlpA disulfide reductase family protein, giving the protein MRIYLAAIAGIALLSSCSNTSNQETFHIEGNVNTDDVAYIQQLMGDSTVVVDTLDLSGSHFSADIPANGEDGIYNVMFAGNVNFRFAASPNDTLKFDINITPTFLHYTVEGNEYSKLLQEQQVLMGNTISVLDSLDGINKMYRDSVNFEEVRMGLNQVYQSTMINHRQALIDMVNDDSTNLTNIFVIYHQVGNSPVLNPSTDIDIFYRIDNGVFSRYPDHPIAKTYHNSIQKFRENVARQRAAQQARMSIQEGALAPSITLKDPFGEERALKDLRGKVVLIDFWASWCMPCRQNNPHLVSMYNKYKNKGFDIYSVSLDGLPNQRGLPREDWRNAIQQDGLIWPNHVSDLKGWDSEVVTSYGIEGIPFTVLIDREGYILGTNLRGEALEQKLEIYLGN; this is encoded by the coding sequence TAGCTGCTATTGCAGGAATTGCATTGCTTTCTTCCTGTTCGAACACATCGAATCAGGAGACTTTTCACATTGAAGGAAATGTGAATACAGATGATGTTGCTTACATCCAACAATTGATGGGTGACAGTACAGTGGTAGTAGACACTCTCGATTTATCGGGGAGCCACTTTAGCGCTGATATTCCGGCCAATGGTGAAGATGGGATTTACAATGTGATGTTTGCTGGAAACGTTAATTTCCGTTTTGCGGCAAGCCCAAATGACACCTTGAAATTTGATATTAACATCACACCGACCTTCCTACATTACACGGTGGAAGGAAACGAATACAGCAAGTTGCTTCAGGAGCAGCAAGTACTAATGGGAAACACCATCAGCGTGCTTGACTCATTGGATGGCATCAACAAGATGTACAGAGACAGTGTGAATTTTGAAGAGGTTCGCATGGGACTCAATCAAGTCTATCAAAGCACCATGATTAATCATCGTCAGGCTTTGATTGACATGGTGAATGACGACAGTACGAACCTCACCAACATCTTTGTGATCTATCACCAAGTGGGAAATTCTCCTGTCTTGAACCCTTCAACCGACATTGATATCTTTTATCGCATCGACAACGGTGTGTTTTCGAGATATCCCGACCACCCAATTGCGAAAACCTACCACAATAGCATCCAGAAATTCCGCGAGAACGTTGCTCGTCAGCGTGCTGCCCAACAAGCTCGCATGAGCATTCAAGAAGGGGCATTGGCACCGAGCATTACTCTAAAAGATCCTTTCGGAGAAGAAAGAGCTCTAAAGGATTTGCGCGGTAAAGTGGTGTTGATTGACTTCTGGGCCTCTTGGTGTATGCCATGTCGACAAAACAACCCACACCTTGTGAGTATGTACAACAAGTACAAGAACAAAGGATTTGACATCTATTCCGTTAGTCTTGATGGTTTGCCGAATCAAAGGGGTCTTCCTAGGGAGGATTGGAGAAATGCGATTCAACAGGACGGCTTGATTTGGCCGAATCACGTCAGCGACTTAAAGGGATGGGACTCTGAAGTGGTTACTTCTTATGGCATTGAAGGTATTCCATTCACTGTACTCATCGACCGTGAAGGTTACATCTTGGGAACCAACTTGCGTGGCGAAGCACTTGAGCAAAAATTAGAGATCTATTTGGGAAATTAA
- a CDS encoding T9SS type A sorting domain-containing protein, with the protein MKNGRLLLGLVGISVVGSALFATQSLQARYTPRATSSGVEAIAGAAEYLNSLRVDITTGTVDPRMEQEARRQASALSSNKTLNLQWESLGPANSGGRARALLVDRDSSNIVYAASVSGGLYRSRTSGSSWIPVSPMDENLAVVSICQATNGDIYYGTGEFPFIGYFGNGASSTPAFIGGGIFKSTDNGKTFTVLPNTVPSSPTTNDGWAAVGDIEADPNDANTIYAATPGGLRRSQDGGQTWSIVLSGFTRDFTIDVNGNLYVDNGSRLMYSSTGNAGDWTELSSGSGMAGTLPRTQGRMRIAVSPQDPNYIYVVEGNGSQLKGVYRSIDAGATWTQIGTKGAQFDPMCSGSSCQGIYDLLFSVSAKDKNRIWFGGITLWTWYNGQWSQVNTTNDSPGNPYYIHSDLHELISDPKNPDILWLASDGGIFKSSDHGVTWGERNLNFRTIQFYKFGLGQDRSLLGGTQDNGTQLIDGSQNFASYSTRLQINNKFADGGEAEISWLVPKVMFGENQNGDLGRSENNGESFSAFYEGNMKNLFQPMSGGFANWIMPYELYEDDNDLESIDSVMFYAFPASQSLGFGNGTDVTFTSTLSRPYAPAVFDASSFEIVSGALSLQSDAAGNLTGDGTGTFDAATGTYMATFNTAPLAEIVVTCNVSYPAGSEFRVPSKTGGLLMDVQLTQTLGANDTAYFQDVVQSFLIAGLTSHDNNGAFAGGIWMTREALDFSGTPDWWKVAQLQNGESPLSMTVTSDGDICYVGTTSGRLYRISNLDAARTDDADILFDTVGQPTPVAVDLIRSFGRNVTSVSVDPNDNDRVIATLGNYGQTDYVYYSTNATSASPVFTSKQGNLPAMPVYASSFDKGDAGAVLLGTELGMFAIQDIDAAGTPQWTNENNGMPMVPVFEIEQYRTNKLSPADTTIVEGDFYIATHGRGFYRTGSTLTNRPVSVEENEMTFNNREELNIFPNPAKTKSTIAFELNATSEVSVTVRDLNGRVVRSINYGRMGAGEQTVEVNFNGLSAGAYMVSLANGSTINTAKVIVQR; encoded by the coding sequence ATGAAAAATGGACGTTTACTCCTTGGTTTAGTTGGAATTAGCGTTGTTGGCTCAGCATTGTTTGCAACGCAGAGCTTACAAGCACGTTATACTCCTAGAGCAACTTCCTCGGGAGTTGAGGCTATTGCCGGAGCGGCAGAGTATCTCAATTCACTTCGTGTAGATATCACAACGGGTACTGTTGATCCAAGAATGGAACAAGAGGCTCGCCGACAAGCTTCGGCTTTGTCGAGTAACAAAACGCTTAATCTCCAGTGGGAGAGTCTAGGGCCAGCAAACTCTGGTGGTAGAGCTCGAGCTCTTTTGGTAGATCGCGATTCTTCTAACATCGTATATGCTGCTTCCGTAAGTGGTGGACTTTATCGTTCACGTACAAGCGGTTCATCTTGGATTCCAGTGAGTCCAATGGATGAAAACCTAGCAGTAGTTTCTATTTGTCAAGCGACAAATGGCGATATCTACTACGGTACTGGAGAATTCCCATTCATCGGTTACTTTGGTAATGGTGCTTCAAGTACTCCTGCTTTCATCGGTGGTGGTATCTTCAAGAGTACCGATAACGGTAAGACATTTACTGTATTGCCGAACACGGTTCCTTCTAGCCCAACAACCAACGATGGTTGGGCCGCTGTTGGTGATATTGAAGCCGATCCAAATGATGCAAACACAATCTATGCCGCTACTCCAGGTGGTTTGCGTAGATCTCAAGACGGTGGCCAAACTTGGAGCATCGTTCTTTCTGGTTTCACTCGTGACTTCACAATTGACGTGAATGGTAACCTTTATGTAGATAATGGTAGCCGTTTGATGTACTCTTCTACAGGGAACGCGGGTGATTGGACTGAACTTTCTTCAGGTTCAGGTATGGCAGGAACACTTCCTCGTACGCAAGGTCGTATGAGAATTGCGGTTTCGCCACAAGACCCTAACTACATCTACGTGGTTGAAGGTAATGGTAGTCAATTGAAAGGTGTGTACCGCTCCATTGATGCAGGTGCTACCTGGACTCAAATCGGAACGAAAGGTGCTCAGTTCGATCCAATGTGTAGTGGTTCTAGCTGTCAAGGTATCTACGACCTACTTTTCTCCGTTAGTGCAAAAGATAAAAATAGAATTTGGTTCGGTGGTATTACACTTTGGACCTGGTACAACGGTCAGTGGAGCCAAGTGAATACTACCAATGATTCTCCTGGTAACCCTTACTACATCCACTCTGACCTTCACGAACTTATTTCAGATCCTAAGAACCCAGACATTTTGTGGTTGGCGAGTGACGGCGGTATCTTTAAATCAAGTGACCACGGTGTAACTTGGGGAGAGCGCAACTTGAACTTCCGTACCATTCAGTTCTACAAGTTCGGTTTGGGTCAAGATCGCAGCCTACTTGGCGGTACACAAGATAATGGTACTCAATTGATCGACGGTTCTCAAAACTTTGCTAGTTACAGCACGCGTTTGCAAATCAATAACAAGTTTGCAGATGGTGGTGAAGCTGAGATTTCTTGGTTGGTACCGAAGGTAATGTTCGGTGAAAACCAGAACGGTGACCTTGGTCGTTCAGAGAACAACGGTGAGTCTTTCTCTGCTTTCTACGAAGGAAACATGAAGAACTTGTTCCAGCCTATGTCGGGTGGATTTGCCAACTGGATTATGCCTTATGAGCTTTACGAAGACGATAACGACCTAGAGTCTATCGACAGTGTAATGTTCTACGCTTTCCCAGCTTCTCAAAGTCTTGGTTTCGGTAACGGTACAGACGTTACGTTTACATCTACTTTGTCCCGTCCTTATGCTCCAGCAGTATTTGATGCATCATCTTTTGAAATTGTAAGTGGAGCCCTTTCACTACAATCTGATGCAGCAGGTAATCTAACGGGTGACGGTACAGGAACGTTTGATGCTGCAACAGGAACTTACATGGCAACCTTCAATACAGCTCCTCTTGCTGAGATTGTAGTTACTTGTAACGTGAGCTACCCTGCTGGATCTGAGTTCCGCGTACCGAGTAAAACAGGTGGGCTTTTAATGGATGTTCAATTGACACAAACTCTTGGTGCTAACGATACCGCTTACTTCCAAGATGTTGTTCAATCCTTCTTGATTGCAGGTCTTACTTCTCACGATAACAACGGTGCTTTTGCCGGTGGTATTTGGATGACTCGCGAAGCACTTGACTTCAGCGGAACTCCAGATTGGTGGAAAGTTGCGCAGCTTCAAAACGGTGAATCTCCTTTGAGCATGACCGTAACTTCTGATGGTGATATCTGTTACGTGGGTACCACTTCTGGTCGCCTTTACCGTATCTCAAATCTTGATGCTGCCCGCACCGACGATGCAGATATCTTGTTCGATACTGTAGGTCAACCTACACCAGTTGCTGTTGATTTGATCCGCAGCTTTGGTAGAAACGTGACCAGTGTTTCTGTAGACCCTAACGATAACGATCGCGTGATTGCAACTTTGGGTAACTACGGTCAAACAGATTACGTATACTACTCAACAAATGCTACCTCTGCTTCGCCAGTATTTACATCTAAGCAAGGTAACCTTCCAGCTATGCCAGTATATGCCTCTTCATTCGACAAGGGAGATGCAGGTGCGGTTCTACTCGGTACCGAGTTGGGTATGTTTGCCATTCAAGATATTGATGCGGCAGGTACTCCACAGTGGACCAATGAGAACAACGGTATGCCTATGGTTCCAGTGTTTGAAATTGAGCAGTACCGCACAAACAAGTTGAGCCCAGCTGATACAACAATTGTAGAAGGTGATTTCTACATCGCAACTCACGGTAGAGGTTTCTACAGAACAGGTTCAACTCTTACCAACCGTCCGGTTTCTGTTGAGGAGAATGAAATGACATTCAATAACCGTGAGGAGTTGAATATCTTCCCTAACCCAGCGAAGACCAAGTCAACGATCGCATTCGAATTGAACGCAACTTCTGAAGTATCGGTTACTGTGCGCGATTTGAATGGCCGTGTAGTTCGCTCTATCAACTACGGTAGAATGGGTGCAGGTGAGCAAACTGTTGAAGTGAACTTTAACGGATTGAGTGCTGGTGCTTACATGGTGAGCTTGGCTAACGGTTCCACCATTAACACTGCAAAAGTGATTGTTCAGCGATAG
- the ytxJ gene encoding bacillithiol system redox-active protein YtxJ, whose translation MMKGFIELTSESQLDEIDSASRNGKGVLIYKHSTRCFISSMAQRRLSGLDTDEIPAYYLDLLRYRSVSNAIAEKYGVGHQSPQLLWIVDGKCVEHTSHEGVSSEVVDTWMEHA comes from the coding sequence ATGATGAAAGGTTTCATCGAGCTCACTTCGGAGAGCCAATTGGATGAAATTGATAGTGCTTCTCGGAATGGCAAGGGTGTGTTGATTTACAAGCACAGTACCCGTTGTTTCATTTCATCAATGGCACAAAGACGTTTGTCGGGGTTAGATACGGATGAAATTCCCGCTTACTATTTAGACCTGTTGAGGTATCGTTCTGTATCCAATGCCATCGCAGAAAAGTATGGCGTGGGTCATCAGTCGCCTCAGCTACTATGGATAGTAGACGGAAAATGTGTGGAACACACTTCTCACGAAGGAGTGAGTTCAGAGGTAGTAGATACTTGGATGGAACATGCGTAA